The region AATGGCAGCTTCGTTTTTGGGGGAGGGCAGGTGTTGACGCCTATGTTATATAACGAGTTCGTTGCCTTTAAGCATTATTTATCACGCGAAGAGTTTTTGTCGGGCCTGGGTTTGGTGCAGGCCGTTCCTGGACCAGTCTTTGCGTTTGCGTCTTACATTGGGGTATTATCCATGCGTGATTCCGGTATGCACGGCCAACTTTGGGGAAGCTTGGTATCGACTGCCGGAATTTTCCTGCCCGGCACGTTTCTGATTTTCTTTGTTTATCGATTCTGGGAGCAACTCAAGCGCTACCGGGTTGTTCGGGCATCTCTGGAAGGGATCAATGCCGCCAGCACGGGCTTAACGGCCGCAGCGGCTTTGGCACTTTTCGAGCCCATGGCGACCCACTGGTCATCTGTGGTGGTGGTGGTCTCAACCATTGCTGTGCTCCTGTACACGAAAATTCCGCCCTATGTGTTGATTCTGGTAGGCTTGCTGACCGGCGTGATTTTGTAAAGACGCATGAGCTACCTGTCAGATATACCACATTCCTTCAGCTACCAGTTTGCTGCGTCCGCCAACATTTATCTCATAAGTCCCGTCGGCTAAACGCCCATCCAGATAAAGATAAGATTTCCGTTTCATCTGAAATCCCTGTTCTACAGTTGCCGTAATATTGTCGCATACGTTCGATAAAAGGTATGCCAGAAAGCAGCCGTTGGCACTCCCGGTAGCTGCATCTTCCATAACCTTATCGTTTTCGATCAGCAGCATTCGGGTGTTATACGCATTGCCTGCTTCATGGGTCTCGCTGGTAAAGAAAAACAGCGAAGTAGAATGGCCGGTCGGACTGTTGGTCTTATACATTTGCCGGGCCGTTAAAAAGGCGATGAAGGGCTCAAGTTTCAGCGACAGGGTGTCAATTGCCGCGCGGCTTTTGAGGGGAATAATGATGTAAGGCAGGCCCGTACTGATTTCCTGAATGGGTAGCGTGTCGTTAAGGGCATCGCGGGGAATGCCTAATTCAGTGGCAATCTCGTCGGCCGTAAACACAAGGCCAAACGTGGGTTGCGCCTGGCGCATGAAGAAGATACTTTCGTCCAGGTTGGCCGGATCGTCTACAGAAATAGCAATGTCGCTGTGAGCAAGTTCCAGGGTTAGGGTTGGGCTGGCCTGGGGCAGAATAAATTTATTGATGACATAGCTCGTTCCCAACGATGGATGACCGGCAAAGGGAACCTCATGCTCCGGGGTAAAGATCCGAACCGTGAATCGAAGGTTGCCGTTGTCCGCTTTTATAAAGGTTGTCTCGGCGAAGTTGATTTCCCTGGCAATCTGCTGCATCTGGCGGTCACTAAGCTGATTATTCATATCGAGAAACACCGCAAGCTGATTGCCTTCATACCGACTTGACGCAAATACATCGACAATGTAAAATTTAATACCCTGCATAGGCTGATCAATAAATGATTAAAAGAAAGGTATAAAAAAACGCTCCCCGTAACGTACAGTAACGAGAAGCGTTTCAACGAACAGACGAGTTTTAGGATTAAAGCTCGTCCGACAAAAATTTTCGGATTGTCTGATGAGGTCGCAGACTTTGGGGCTTTCCGTTACTGCCGGAAGGTCTGCTTTCATTCGTTCGGGTGCGGCTGCCGTTCTGAAGCGTCAGCATTTCTTTCCGGAGCTGCCGTTGTTCTTCATCGGTCAGCACCGTTCGTGTGGCTTCGCCCTGTCCGTAGCCATCATTAAAATTGCTGATGCGGCTATCGGTCTGGGCTAGTTTCAGTTCGGCCAGCAGTTCATTGAGCTCGGCCGTAACGGCCTGTTTTTGCTGTTTTAGCTCGTCCAGACCGGGTAGCAAATCAAGATTGTGCTGGAGAACGTTTTGCTGCGTGCTTTGTTCGGCCAGCACTATTTCGAGCGGAGTGATTTCCTTATCGATGCGTTTCAATCGACGGCGTAGTTTCCAGAGTTTGAGATCGGCCTGTAGCCACCGAAACCAGAATGCTGATAAGACCGGCAGGGCAATGCCCAGGCAAACAGCACCGGCCAGTGCAAACAAAATGCCGCTCAGAACGAACGACAGTAACGCCCAGGGGCTGTTGACAAGGGCCAGATTCAACTCGCTCGATTCGCTTAGCTGTTTCTCAATTTTGCCCATCGTGGCTGCGTCAAGCACCTGCGTTGTTGCTGTAGGGTCGGTATTCAACTGAAGTTGCCGGACCGATTTGTTAATAGCGGCTTTCAGTTGATCAGTGCGGTACGCTTCGTACCGGAACCAGCCCAGAACGGCCAGCGTCAGCACCGCAAACACGGCTAGTGTAATCTTGAAACGCTCGTATTTGCGCCCGTTGAGTTCGGGGTTTTCCTGATACGGTTTTTCAATGAGCCGATCATAAGCCGGTTTCAGCAGGATAGAAACCATGGCTAAGCCAACTGCAAACGCCCAGGCTTCGTTTGTATTGCGGATATTGAGCGCGTAGGCAACGATTTCGTGCGAAATGATCAGATCACCCGCCAAAAACGAAATGCCCGCAACCAGAAACAGTAAACCCGCAAATAATGAATAATCGGGAGATGCTTTCGTGCGTCGCTCCCGTAAACTATCCCGGTCAGCCTCAATGGATTGTTTTGCGGCTTCCAGCTTCCCAACCTGTTTGGCCAGCCGTTCAACCTGGAGCGTATGCGTTTGCAGGGTTGTATAAGCGGCCCTGTTGGCTTCGGTGGCGTCGGCTAACTGTTGGTTGATGGACGTTATCTCCGCCCGTTTTTCACCAATTCGTTCAGTTAGCCAGTCGGTATTAATCTGGCTGGATAAATACCCTTCGTATGTTTCCCGATTTACACCTTCAACGCCACTGGTGTAGCCATGCTGGAAATCAGGATGATTGCTTGGTTCCATAGATAGATCGAATTATAAATGATGAGCTATGATCATTCATAATTCATCATTGATTTACGCTGTTGCTCCGTGAGTCGGTTGCGGAGGCTGCGGGCGAGTTCAAACTCGCTCAAAAACAAGTTAACCAGTTCGTCCCGTTGGGTGTTCAACCGGGTTCTTTGGGCCTGTGTATGGCTTAAGGCGGTCACGATTGGCCACTTTTGGGTACGAATGGCGTCAACTTCGCGATTTAGTTTATCAATTTCGGCTTGCCAGGCTGGTATTTTCTGCACGCTGTTAAGCGCCAGTAACCGGTTGGCTCTATTTATTTTTAAATCTGTCTGTAACGTACTCAGATTACTTAGCAACAGATTACCTGCCAGTAAAAACAATAACAGAACAAACACAAATAAGGCAACGGCCTGACCAACCGGCTGCGTTTGCAGCGCCTGCGTCAGCACGAAGACCGATGCCGCAACCGGTAAGCCAATCTCAGCCAGGAGCCGACGGACCGAAACCCGTGTTCCTTCTTCGTAGAATAACGATGTACGACCGAACAAATTGAACATACCGGCCAGAAATATGCCTAAGGCAATCCAGCGGTTCGGAAAAGCAGGACGCAGGGTTTCATCGATCAGGTAAAAATTACTGATGCAAACGCCTACCGAAAGCACAAGACTGACCACCGTCCGAATGAGGTTATGGTCTTTGGGTTGACTGTTCTTAAGGTCGGTTAACTGATCCTGCAACGCGAGAATTCGGTTTTCGCGTTGTTCTATAAAGAGATTGAGCTCGCCTATCTTTTCGGACTGCTCATCAATGGATTCATCCAGCGGAGCCGTTTGCCGAACAAAAAAGGCCCGAATCTGGGCAATCTTTTCATCAGGTCTTGTATTGGACAGGCCAAATAAAACGCCTTCATCGCGGAGAGCGTCTTCGTCGGCAAGCCAGTCTGGCAAAGGTTCCTGTGTGTGTATCTGCATAGGGAATGGCCTCAGACTGTCAGCCCCGGTTGGCAATAGGGGGATGGCGTCGGGTATTACAGGCATATGAACGGTGTCAGCAGACACGCCACCTGGCCTGAGTGACAGTGAGTTCCTCGCGAAAAGCTGGCGGATGTGCTGAAGTACTGTCATGATCACGCTGATAAAAAGTGAGCTGGCTATCGGTGTACTAACCTAAGCGAGCCAAAATATACGTTTTTACAACTGAAAAACGCGTCTTAGTGCGCTCCAGAGCCGTTTTTTTAAGTCCTGATCGGCTTCGATGGTGGGCAGGGAGTCGGCCATCAGGAAGGTAATGCCCTCAAATCGTACCGGCGAATAGCGGTCCATCATGATGTCGAGATTGATTCGCTCAAAAGGTACCCCAAACGTAATAAAATGATTAATATACTTACCCCGAAGGAGTTCCCCGAAATTCATGTCCTGCACACCATGCAGGTTTAGTAAATCAACCCCGTCGATGTTGAGGTTTACGGCTTTCAGGATTTTCTCCAGAAACAGGAGGTTACTGGGGTCCAGCGCTTCGTCGGCCAGCAACAGGACTTTATGGTTCAGTTTTGGCATTCTGTGCTGTTGTTGAGCGGGTGGAACTACAGAGGGCGTTGTTGGGCGTGGCGACTCACGGGGTAATGGCTCCGGCGTGGCAATGACAAGGGCCGGCTCCGGCGTAAGTATAGCGGGCGTCTCAACAAGGCTATCTGTCAGGACAGTTTCGAGCGCAACAACTGTTTCAGCTTTCCCGGCCGACAACTCATCCAGTTCCGCCAGTAAATCCGACTCCTGGTTTTCAACAACCGGAATTTCATCACTGGCAGCGTCTGTCACTTGCGTATTTACCGCCCATGATTCGCCGGGCACCCGGAAAAGGGTGTCGTTCTGATAAACAGTCTGAAAAAGATTTTTTACGGACATACGTGCTAAAGGCAACCCCGGTTCATTTTGTCAAAAATAGGCAAAAAAGCCGCCCCCGGTATGAAAACGAGGGCGGCCGCCTGTGGTAAGCAGAAAATCGGACCAATTAAGCAATGATCGCCTGACGGTGAATGATGGCTTCGCGGTCGGGACTGGTCGAAATAAAGTTGATGGGCAGGCCCAGGGTGTCTTCCAGGAAGTAGACATACGTTGCCAGTTCGGCTGGTACATCGACAAACGAACGGATGTTGGTCAAATCCGTTTGCCAACCCTTGAACGACTTGTAAATCGGGGTCACATCCGTGTCGCAAAGGTCATATGGCATCTGCTCGGTAATGGTACCATCCGGTAGTTTGTAGTGCGTACATACCTGAATCTCGTCGAAGATGTTCAGGACATCGACTTTCATCATCACCAGTTGCGTAACACCGTTGATCATAATGGCGTATTTCAGCGCGGGCAAATCGAGCCAGCCACACCGGCGCGGCCGTCCGGTTGTTGCGCCAAACTCACGGCCTTCCTTCCGAATCTGCTCACCAACTTCATTGTTGAGTTCGGTAGGGAAGGGGCCGCTTCCTACACGGGTGCAGTAGGCTTTGAAAATGCCGAACACCTCACCAATTTTTCGGGGCGCAACACCCAGACCGGTGCAGGCACCGGCGGCCATCGTGCTGGACGACGTTACGAATGGATAAGAGCCGAAATCAATGTCGAGCAGCGATCCCTGGGCACCTTCGGCCAGCACTTTCTTGCCACTGGTGAGGGCTTCGTTCACCGCATACTCACTGTCGTTTAGCTGGAACTGCTTCATAAACTCCACCGCGCCAAAGAACTCGTCTTCAGCCTGGGGCAAAACAGAAGCATAATCAAAATTATTCTGCTCCAGAATAACTTTAT is a window of Spirosoma linguale DSM 74 DNA encoding:
- a CDS encoding hypothetical protein (KEGG: CRKRS; Cdc2-related kinase, arginine/serine- rich   ; K08819 Cdc2-related kinase, arginine/serine-rich), which produces MSVKNLFQTVYQNDTLFRVPGESWAVNTQVTDAASDEIPVVENQESDLLAELDELSAGKAETVVALETVLTDSLVETPAILTPEPALVIATPEPLPRESPRPTTPSVVPPAQQQHRMPKLNHKVLLLADEALDPSNLLFLEKILKAVNLNIDGVDLLNLHGVQDMNFGELLRGKYINHFITFGVPFERINLDIMMDRYSPVRFEGITFLMADSLPTIEADQDLKKRLWSALRRVFQL
- a CDS encoding phenazine biosynthesis protein PhzF family (TIGRFAM: phenazine biosynthesis protein PhzF family~PFAM: Phenazine biosynthesis PhzC/PhzF protein~KEGG: rhi:NGR_c28110 phenazine antibiotic biosynthesis related protein) gives rise to the protein MQGIKFYIVDVFASSRYEGNQLAVFLDMNNQLSDRQMQQIAREINFAETTFIKADNGNLRFTVRIFTPEHEVPFAGHPSLGTSYVINKFILPQASPTLTLELAHSDIAISVDDPANLDESIFFMRQAQPTFGLVFTADEIATELGIPRDALNDTLPIQEISTGLPYIIIPLKSRAAIDTLSLKLEPFIAFLTARQMYKTNSPTGHSTSLFFFTSETHEAGNAYNTRMLLIENDKVMEDAATGSANGCFLAYLLSNVCDNITATVEQGFQMKRKSYLYLDGRLADGTYEINVGGRSKLVAEGMWYI
- a CDS encoding adenylosuccinate synthetase (KEGG: vco:VC0395_A2180 adenylosuccinate synthetase~TIGRFAM: adenylosuccinate synthetase~PFAM: adenylosuccinate synthetase~SMART: adenylosuccinate synthetase), which translates into the protein MIDVLLGLQWGDEGKGKIVDVLAPQYQVVARFQGGPNAGHTLEFNGLKHVLHQIPSGIFRNDILNIIGNGVVLDPIVFKKEIDGLAKYNLPLTENLQISRKASIILPTHRLLDAAYEQAKGESKIGSTLRGIGPTYQDKVARLGLRVGDVESPNFRAKYDKLAALHKVILEQNNFDYASVLPQAEDEFFGAVEFMKQFQLNDSEYAVNEALTSGKKVLAEGAQGSLLDIDFGSYPFVTSSSTMAAGACTGLGVAPRKIGEVFGIFKAYCTRVGSGPFPTELNNEVGEQIRKEGREFGATTGRPRRCGWLDLPALKYAIMINGVTQLVMMKVDVLNIFDEIQVCTHYKLPDGTITEQMPYDLCDTDVTPIYKSFKGWQTDLTNIRSFVDVPAELATYVYFLEDTLGLPINFISTSPDREAIIHRQAIIA